A window from Parambassis ranga chromosome 13, fParRan2.1, whole genome shotgun sequence encodes these proteins:
- the LOC114445021 gene encoding serine/threonine-protein kinase pim-2-like, giving the protein MSHSSSAYSNEPDHTRTEKRKAEGDIADSGPKRRRRCDPNKTTTKQSLERSPESDPNKRQQSEKRKAESHKEERRAKRRRSRSPERPVRAAQEVIDISSRVSSDSRFVLSNDNNQLDCGDNLSPEEEKIYQMSSKANTKRDHFNNTYTQLEPIGSGGFGSVFAGIRGNQHCNGQTYFVALEVAYMLKTEGLPGEVRRSATVSLLDWYYLDDQLVLVMERPPFAMDLNKYLKTVKGGYLQEHQAMSVLKQLVDASIDIHSKGIFHRDLKPENLLMDTEHKEHKLLVIDFGCATFSTENTFETFCGTLEYAPPEWFTKGEYQARPTTVWQIGAIFYSMLKGHRVFKTQNFTRGRIKINPKLSKRCKQLLRMCLVKKPTERATLEELKICLNNMQPQPSV; this is encoded by the exons atgagccACTCCTCAAGCGCCTACAGCAACGAGCCGGACCACACCCgtactgaaaaaagaaaggcagagggtgATATTGCAGATTCTGGACCCAAAAGGAGAAGACGTTGCGACCCCAACAAGACCACCACCAAACAAAGTCTTGAACGCAGCCCAGAATCAGACCCAAACAAGCGTCAACAATCTGAAAAAAGGAAGGCTGAAagccacaaagaggagagacgggcaaaaagaagaagaagcagaagcccTGAACGACCTGTCAGAGCTGCACAAGAGGTTATTGatatcagcagcagagtcagTTCAGATTCCCGCTTTGTACTTTCAAATGACAACAACCAATTAGATTGCGGCGATAATCTGTcgccagaggaggagaagatttACCAGATGTCttctaaagcaaacacaaagcgAG atcatTTTAACAACACCTATACTCAGCTTGAACCAATCGGCAGCGGAGGATTTGGTTCCGTGTTTGCAGGCATCC GTGGCAATCAA cactgcaacGGACAAACCTACTTCGTCGCCTTGGAAGTGGCCtacatgttaaaaacagaagGTTTACCAGGAGAAGTCAGGAGGTCAGCCACAGTGTCCCTTCTAGACTGGTACTATCTGGATGATCAGCTAGTTCTTGTGATGGAACGACCGCCGTTTGCCATGGACCTTAATAAATACCTTAAGACTGTAAAAGGTGGATACCTGCAGGAACACCAAGCAATG tcggtcctgaagcagctggtggacgcATCCATCGACATACATTCAAAAGGGATCTTTCACCGGGACCTCAAGCCTGAAAACCTGCTAATGGACACTGAGCATAAAGAACATAAACTGCTCGTCATCGATTTCGGCTGTGCAACGTTCTCAACTGAAAACACCTTCGAGACCTTCTGTG GAACCCTAGAATACGCACCTCCAGAGTGGTTTACAAAAGGAGAGTATCAGGCCCGTCCCACCACCGTCTGGCAGATAGGAGCCATTTTCTACTCGATGTTAAAAGGACATCGAGTCTTCAAAACCCAGAACTTCACCCGTGGCCGGATCAAGATCAACCCCAAACTGTCAAAAC GCTGCAAACAGCTGTTACGAATGTGTCTGGTTAAAAAGCCAACGGAACGTGCAACTCTGGAAGAACTTAAGATCTGCCTCAATAATATGCAACCCCAGCCATCTGTGTAG